One genomic segment of [Phormidium] sp. ETS-05 includes these proteins:
- a CDS encoding O-linked N-acetylglucosamine transferase, SPINDLY family protein → MTSLQQQTDSNSWQEQAESYLLDGEYGRAAILYEQAIAAEPDVKSHYWHLGLMLLLQGKEEEATTTWLLAMVEGEPEQVELWTAELVEVLETEARRREELPDNSVAWLIRGHIREIQPTYINNLLILIELALTENRFTEEELKDWQVIELLQEQPVGSLDTEKLLQLLKRVLNYTPVLPSLVEFAAACVPHLQQHPNLLPVMVPGAVEIGYSMGQVQMGISLLEICRRVHNSDAEVLRHLAALYQNGIDYAKGIEVAKLCYELVETLPEKIFANHLRLRGWMSAGGYWEEALVAIEEQEAMVASLIEQEPIELPQQTVARLLTSAYFFPYFRDRARENRLIFNQLSHYCQRYYDFRNYHREQVERYYQNPNRTKPPEKGAPGKKLKIGYISYCMRSHSVGWLARWLLQHHDREKFEIYAYFVTYKYLADPLQDWYLSQVDYPRKLGSNNLDIAEQIYQDGIDILIDLDSLTMDVTCEVMALKPAPIQASWLGWDAAGMPTIDYFIADPYVLPEAAQDYYQEKIWRLPQTYIAVDGFEVGVPTWKRQDLDVPRDAVVYFSGQKGYKRHSETIRLQMKIIKEVPNSYFLIKGYADRESITSFFTQLAESEGVDTNRLRFLPPAPSEAMHRANLGIADVVLDTYPYNGATTTLETLWMGIPIVTRVGEQFAARNSYTMMMNVGVTEGIAWTDEEYVEWGIRLGKSPELREDIAWRLRQSRHSSPLWNAERFTRDMESAYRQMWLQYVDG, encoded by the coding sequence ATGACATCTTTACAGCAACAAACCGATTCTAATTCATGGCAGGAGCAAGCTGAATCCTACCTTCTAGATGGCGAGTATGGCAGGGCGGCTATCCTTTATGAACAGGCTATTGCAGCGGAACCGGATGTCAAGTCTCACTATTGGCATTTGGGATTGATGCTGCTCCTGCAAGGGAAAGAAGAGGAGGCAACCACTACCTGGTTGCTGGCAATGGTGGAAGGGGAGCCAGAACAGGTGGAGTTGTGGACTGCAGAGTTAGTGGAGGTTTTGGAAACGGAAGCTCGGCGGCGAGAGGAGTTGCCAGATAATTCAGTGGCATGGCTGATTCGGGGGCATATCCGGGAAATTCAGCCGACATATATTAATAACCTGTTGATTCTGATAGAACTGGCACTAACGGAAAACCGGTTTACTGAAGAGGAACTCAAAGATTGGCAAGTTATTGAACTGCTCCAAGAGCAGCCAGTGGGTAGCCTGGATACAGAAAAGTTACTGCAACTACTGAAACGGGTTCTCAACTATACCCCAGTGTTGCCGTCACTGGTAGAATTCGCTGCTGCCTGTGTCCCACATCTCCAGCAGCATCCCAATCTGCTTCCGGTTATGGTTCCTGGTGCAGTGGAGATTGGTTACTCGATGGGGCAAGTGCAGATGGGGATATCTCTGTTGGAGATATGCCGACGGGTTCATAACAGTGATGCTGAGGTGTTAAGACATCTGGCGGCTCTTTATCAAAATGGGATAGATTATGCCAAGGGAATAGAGGTGGCGAAACTGTGCTATGAGCTAGTAGAGACGCTGCCGGAAAAGATTTTTGCCAATCACTTGCGCCTGAGAGGGTGGATGAGTGCTGGTGGGTATTGGGAAGAGGCTTTGGTGGCGATCGAAGAGCAAGAAGCAATGGTAGCCTCTCTCATAGAGCAGGAGCCGATCGAACTGCCTCAGCAGACGGTGGCGCGGCTGCTGACTTCTGCTTACTTTTTTCCCTATTTTCGCGATCGCGCCCGGGAAAATCGCCTGATTTTTAATCAGCTATCCCATTACTGTCAGAGATATTATGATTTTCGCAATTATCACCGAGAGCAAGTAGAGCGCTACTACCAAAACCCAAACCGAACTAAACCTCCAGAAAAGGGCGCTCCTGGGAAAAAGTTAAAAATCGGGTACATTTCTTATTGCATGAGAAGTCATTCCGTAGGTTGGTTAGCCCGGTGGCTGTTGCAGCACCATGATCGGGAGAAGTTTGAGATTTATGCCTATTTTGTCACATATAAATATTTAGCAGACCCATTACAAGACTGGTATCTCAGTCAGGTAGATTATCCCCGGAAATTAGGCAGCAATAATTTAGATATTGCCGAGCAAATTTATCAAGACGGGATTGATATCTTAATCGACCTCGATAGTCTGACTATGGATGTAACTTGTGAGGTGATGGCTCTCAAGCCTGCACCAATTCAAGCAAGTTGGCTGGGGTGGGATGCTGCGGGAATGCCTACTATTGACTACTTCATAGCAGATCCTTATGTTTTGCCAGAGGCGGCTCAGGATTATTATCAGGAAAAAATTTGGCGCTTACCTCAGACATATATTGCCGTGGATGGATTTGAGGTGGGTGTACCCACCTGGAAACGTCAGGATTTGGATGTTCCCCGGGATGCGGTGGTGTATTTTAGCGGTCAAAAAGGTTATAAGCGGCATTCGGAAACTATCCGACTGCAAATGAAAATTATTAAAGAGGTGCCAAACAGCTACTTTTTGATTAAAGGCTATGCCGATCGCGAATCGATCACAAGTTTCTTTACGCAGCTTGCCGAATCAGAAGGCGTAGATACTAATCGACTGCGATTTTTGCCGCCTGCGCCTTCAGAAGCGATGCACCGAGCTAACCTGGGTATTGCCGATGTGGTGTTGGATACTTACCCCTACAACGGAGCCACCACAACTCTAGAAACTCTGTGGATGGGTATTCCCATTGTTACCAGAGTCGGGGAGCAATTTGCTGCGCGCAACAGCTATACGATGATGATGAATGTGGGGGTGACGGAGGGAATTGCTTGGACCGATGAAGAATATGTGGAATGGGGCATCCGGCTGGGCAAATCTCCAGAATTACGGGAAGATATAGCCTGGAGGTTGCGCCAGTCTCGCCACAGTTCTCCCCTGTGGAATGCCGAACGGTTTACCAGGGATATGGAATCAGCCTATCGGCAAATGTGGCTGCAGTATGTGGATGGTTGA